One Phaseolus vulgaris cultivar G19833 chromosome 4, P. vulgaris v2.0, whole genome shotgun sequence DNA window includes the following coding sequences:
- the LOC137836927 gene encoding pentatricopeptide repeat-containing protein At5g15340, mitochondrial, producing MRWSHSLIRQHHCPLFFRSLLRRCARSSALRPGEQLHAAATVAGLLSSPSHFLLNALVHLYAACSLPLHAHKLFDRIPHTHKDSVDYTALIRCSHPLDSLRFFLQMRQRALPLDGVTLICALGACARLEDHSLVPQMHVGVVKFGLLSHTKVCNAVMDGYVKCGLLGEARRVFKEIEEPSVVSWTVVLEGVVKWEGVESGRAVFDLMPERNEVAWTVMIKGYVGNGFTEEAFMLLREMVFGNQHGLVLAEGSSLSQRGEPRFKSPLREVTTSSARQWLEEEKERVFDNEEAFCHVERASSPQSTASGFEFSRVKMSTFSIGQYVEHDCFRRKIPVENPNEKEMVYCCGFGLNWVTLCSVLSACSQSGDVSVGRWVHCYAVKAMGCDLGVMVGTSLVDMYAKCGRVSAALMVFRHMPRRNVVAWNAVLGGLAMHGMGKVVVEMFDSMVEEVKPDAVTFMALLSACSHSGLVQQGWQCFHDMESVYRVRREIEHYACMVDLLGRAGRLEEADVLMRKMPIPPNEVVLGSLLGACYAHGKLNLGEKIMRELVQMDPLNTEYHILLSNMFALSGKPDKANSLRKVLKSRGIKKVPGMSSIYVDGQLHRFIAGDKSHPRTADIYMKLDDMICKLRLAGYVPNTNCQVLFGCSNGDDCMEALEEVEQVLFTHSEKLALCFGLMTTPLGSPLCIFKNLRICQDCHSAIKIASDVYKREIVVRDRYRFHSFKQGSCSCSDYW from the coding sequence ATGAGATGGTCACACTCACTCATCAGACAACATCACTGTCCTCTCTTCTTCCGTTCTCTTCTCCGGAGATGCGCCCGCTCCTCTGCCCTCCGTCCCGGCGAACAGCTCCACGCCGCCGCCACCGTCGCCGGCCTCCTCTCCTCCCCCTCCCACTTCCTCCTTAACGCTCTCGTTCACCTCTATGCCGCTTGCTCTCTCCCCCTCCACGCACACAAACTGTTCGACCGAATTCCCCACACCCACAAGGACTCCGTGGACTACACCGCCCTCATCCGCTGCTCCCACCCCCTCGATTCCCTCCGTTTCTTCCTCCAAATGCGCCAACGCGCCCTCCCTCTCGATGGTGTCACGCTAATATGTGCCCTTGGTGCGTGTGCCAGGCTCGAGGACCACAGCCTCGTGCCTCAAATGCACGTGGGTGTGGTGAAGTTCGGGCTTTTGAGTCACACCAAGGTGTGCAATGCTGTGATGGATGGTTATGTTAAGTGTGGGCTTTTGGGTGAGGCTAGAAGGGTGTTTAAGGAGATTGAGGAACCCAGTGTTGTGTCTTGGACTGTGGTGTTGGAAGGTGTAGTGAAATGGGAGGGTGTGGAGAGTGGGAGAGCGGTGTTTGATTTAATGCCTGAGAGAAATGAGGTTGCTTGGACTGTTATGATAAAGGGGTATGTTGGAAATGGGTTTACAGAGGAGGCTTTTATGCTTCTTAGAGAGATGGTTTTTGGCAATCAACATGGATTGGTTCTAGCAGAAGGATCTAGTCTCTCACAACGTGGTGAACCGAGGTTCAAATCTCCTTTGCGAGAGGTAACCACTTCTAGTGCCAGGCAATGGCTTGAAGAAGAGAAAGAGCGGGTTTTTGATAACGAAGAGGCATTTTGTCATGTGGAAAGAGCTAGCAGCCCACAATCTACTGCATCAGGATTTGAATTCTCGCGGGTAAAGATGTCTACTTTTAGTATTGGACAATATGTTGAACATGATTGCTTTCGAAGAAAGATACCTGTAGAAAACCCAAACGAAAAGGAGATGGTTTATTGTTGTGGATTTGGGTTGAATTGGGTTACTTTGTGTTCTGTTTTGTCTGCTTGTTCTCAGTCTGGGGATGTGAGTGTGGGAAGGTGGGTTCATTGTTATGCTGTTAAAGCTATGGGGTGTGATTTAGGTGTTATGGTGGGGACAAGTTTAGTTGACATGTATGCCAAATGTGGGAGGGTAAGTGCTGCGTTGATGGTGTTCAGGCACATGCCACGGAGGAATGTGGTGGCATGGAATGCCGTACTTGGTGGGTTGGCCATGCATGGCATGGGGAAGGTTGTAGTGGAGATGTTCGATTCCATGGTGGAAGAGGTGAAGCCTGATGCTGTGACTTTCATGGCTTTGTTAAGTGCTTGCAGCCATTCGGGTCTTGTTCAACAGGGTTGGCAGTGTTTTCATGATATGGAGTCTGTTTATCGGGTGCGACGGGAAATAGAGCATTATGCTTGCATGGTGGATCTTCTTGGTCGAGCTGGACGATTGGAAGAAGCTGATGTTTTGATGAGGAAGATGCCAATTCCTCCAAATGAAGTTGTTTTGGGGTCCCTTTTGGGTGCTTGTTATGCGCATGGTAAGTTGAACCTAGGGGAGAAGATTATGAGGGAATTGGTTCAAATGGATCCCCTCAACACAGAATATCATATCCTGCTTTCAAACATGTTTGCATTGTCTGGCAAACCAGACAAGGCAAATTCCCTCAGAAAGGTTCTTAAGAGTAGGGGTATAAAAAAGGTGCCAGGAATGAGTTCCATATATGTTGATGGCCAACTTCATCGGTTCATTGCTGGGGATAAATCTCACCCAAGAACTGCAGATATTTACATGAAGCTTGATGACATGATTTGCAAGCTGAGGTTGGCTGGTTATGTTCCCAACACAAATTGTCAAGTGTTGTTTGGTTGTTCCAATGGGGATGATTGCATGGAAGCATTGGAGGAGGTAGAACAGGTGTTGTTCACTCACAGTGAGAAGCTTGCACTTTGTTTTGGCCTAATGACCACACCACTCGGTTCTCCCCTGTGTATTTTCAAGAACCTGAGGATATGCCAGGACTGTCATTCTGCTATTAAGATTGCTTCTGATGTATATAAACGTGAAATTGTTGTTCGAGATCGTTATCGTTTTCATAGTTTCAAGCAAGGCTCTTGTTCTTGCTCTGACTATTGGTGA
- the LOC137836928 gene encoding vesicle transport v-SNARE 11-like produces MSNVFEGYERQYCELSANLAKKCTAAGALNGEQKKQRVSEIKTGIDEAEALIRKMDLEARSLQPNIKAVLLAKLREYKSDLNNLKSEVKKIVSGNLNPSARDELLESGMADAMTASADQKTRLMVSTERLNKTSDRVKDSRRTMLETEELGVSILQDLHSQRQSLLHAHNTLHGVDDNIGKSKKILTNMSRRMNKNKWIIGGIVLALVVAIIVILYFKLSK; encoded by the exons ATGAGCAACGTGTTCGAGGGATACGAACGCCAATACTGCGAGCTCTCGGCGAATCTAGCGAAAAAGTGCACTGCTGCTGGTGCTCTTAATGGAG AGCAAAAGAAACAAAGAGTTTCTGAAATAAAGACTGGGATTGATGAAGCTGAAGCTTTG ATTCGAAAAATGGACCTCGAGGCAAGAAGTTTGCAGCCAAACATTAAGGCTGTGCTTCTTGCTAAGTTGCGGGAGTACAAATCGGATCTAAACAATCTTAAAAGCGAAGTTAAGAAAATCGTATCTGGTAACTTAAACCCTTCGGCTCGGGATGAATTGTTGGAATCAGGCATGGCAGATGCCATGACG GCATCTGCTGATCAGAAAACAAGATTAATGGTGTCAACTGAGAGGTTGAATAAGACCAGTGATAGAGTTAAGGATAGTAGGAGAACAATGTTGGAAACAGAAGAACTTGGTGTCTCGATTCTTCAAGATTTGCATTCACAGCGCCAATCTCTATTGCATGCACATAACACG CTCCATGGAGTGGATGATAACATAGGCAAGAGCAAGAAAATTTTGACCAACATGTCAAGAAGGATGAACAAGAACAAATGGATTATTGGTGGCATTGTTTTGGCTCTGGTTGTTGCTATCATCGTCATCCTGTACTTCAAACTTTCTAAATAG